The Anaerolineae bacterium genome includes the window ATGGCTCACGATGCGGTCCGTGATGCCGTAGTGGATAAAGTATACGCCCGTGTGCTAGATGGTATGGGCCTCATCGTACTTCACTCCGGCCATTTTTCGAAGATTTTTAGGCGCTTAATGGGCACGACCTGCAACCTGAAGTGGCGCGAGGCCCACGAGAAAGAGCGGCTATGGATAGTGGACCGCAGCCATCCCATTGCAGAGGGACTAAACGAGTATTTCGAGATCGAACATGAGGAGATGTACGGCGAGCCTTTCGACATCCCGCAGCCCGATCAACTGGTGTTCATCAGCTGGTTCCAAGGCGGCGAGGTATTTCGCAGCGGTTGTTGCTATCATCGCGGCCGTGGGAAGGTCTTCTACTTCCGCCCCGGCCACGAGACCTATCCCACTTATTACCATCCAGAGGTCCTCAAAGTGATCAGCAATGCGGTGCGGTGGGCGGCTTCGCCGCGTGGTCCAGCGCCTATCTTCGGCAACGTCCAACCGCTAGAGAGGCTGTAGCCTAGTGATCACTCGACCCTTTGAGGTTTCACTCTTGAAGTGGCAGAAGGCAAAGCCTTCTGCCGCTTATTCCTATGCAGAGTTAACATGTACATGGAACGACGACTTGAGCTCAACACCCAATTGCCGCTTATCCTCATAGCCTTGCTCGCTTTCGCCGAGCTGGTAAGCCCTGCCCGCGTTTGGGTGTACTTGTTCGTCGGCATCACCGGCTTGACCCTCGCTGCCTACCTATGGGCACGCCAGATGCGGGACAACGTTCACTTGGTCC containing:
- a CDS encoding ThuA domain-containing protein, which gives rise to MAIPIRVTVWNEGRHERQNREIAAIYPDGIHGAIAQHLRTLPGLEVRTATLDEPEHGLTDEVLASTDVLIWWGHMAHDAVRDAVVDKVYARVLDGMGLIVLHSGHFSKIFRRLMGTTCNLKWREAHEKERLWIVDRSHPIAEGLNEYFEIEHEEMYGEPFDIPQPDQLVFISWFQGGEVFRSGCCYHRGRGKVFYFRPGHETYPTYYHPEVLKVISNAVRWAASPRGPAPIFGNVQPLERL